From a region of the Tistrella mobilis genome:
- a CDS encoding BufA1 family periplasmic bufferin-type metallophore encodes MTMRIDNVTAAIAAAMSLAAVTLATVPATAAETEKCYGISKAGQNDCANAAGTHSCAGMSKADYDGADWKAVAKGSCVGMGGMLEPFKGMNPKKS; translated from the coding sequence ATGACCATGCGTATCGACAACGTCACCGCCGCCATCGCCGCCGCCATGTCGCTGGCCGCCGTGACGCTCGCCACCGTTCCGGCCACGGCCGCCGAGACCGAGAAGTGCTATGGCATTTCGAAGGCCGGCCAGAACGACTGCGCCAATGCCGCGGGCACCCATTCCTGTGCCGGCATGTCCAAGGCGGATTACGACGGCGCCGACTGGAAGGCCGTCGCCAAGGGCAGCTGCGTCGGCATGGGCGGCATGCTGGAGCCCTTCAAGGGCATGAACCCGAAGAAGAGCTGA
- a CDS encoding DUF692 domain-containing protein: MTGTNAIAGIGLRPPHLPGLLSGTAARPGWVEIHAETFMAARPGAGSHPRLRDLERLRADLPVSIHGVGLSPGSAGGIDADHLARLVDLACRLDPVLVSEHAAWCRTPAGWIDDLLPLPMTAGALRSLADNVCRIQDALKRPLLIENPSTYLPLAGEMDEPAFLTALVRQTGCGLLLDVNNIAVSAHNLGGDARAWLAAMPLAAVGEIHIAGHTAEPDPDDPAAPALLIDDHGHPVADPVWDLLDQALAATGPVPVLLERDTDLPPWAVLIAEAARADLAIDRVRP; encoded by the coding sequence ATGACAGGCACCAATGCGATTGCAGGGATCGGCCTGCGCCCGCCGCACCTCCCCGGCCTTCTGTCGGGAACCGCCGCCCGGCCCGGCTGGGTGGAGATCCATGCCGAGACCTTCATGGCCGCCCGCCCGGGCGCCGGGTCGCATCCGCGGCTGCGGGATCTTGAACGGCTGCGGGCGGATCTGCCGGTCTCGATCCACGGCGTCGGTCTGTCGCCCGGCAGCGCCGGCGGTATCGATGCCGATCATCTGGCGCGGCTGGTCGATCTGGCCTGCCGGCTGGACCCGGTGCTGGTATCGGAACACGCCGCCTGGTGCCGGACACCGGCCGGCTGGATCGACGACCTGCTGCCGCTGCCGATGACGGCCGGGGCCTTGCGCAGTCTGGCAGACAATGTCTGCCGCATTCAGGACGCGCTGAAGCGGCCGCTGCTGATCGAGAACCCGTCCACCTACCTGCCGCTGGCCGGCGAGATGGACGAGCCGGCCTTCCTGACCGCCCTGGTCCGGCAGACCGGCTGCGGCCTGCTGCTCGACGTCAACAACATCGCGGTCAGCGCCCATAATCTGGGGGGCGATGCGCGTGCCTGGCTGGCGGCGATGCCGCTTGCGGCGGTGGGCGAGATCCACATCGCCGGCCATACGGCGGAGCCGGATCCCGACGACCCTGCCGCCCCGGCGCTGCTGATCGACGATCACGGCCACCCGGTGGCCGATCCGGTCTGGGATCTGCTCGATCAGGCTTTGGCGGCGACCGGTCCGGTGCCGGTTCTGCTGGAGCGCGACACCGATCTGCCGCCCTGGGCGGTGCTGATCGCCGAGGCGGCGCGCGCTGACCTTGCCATCGATCGGGTGCGGCCATGA
- a CDS encoding DNA-binding domain-containing protein encodes MSLGDFQDRMAAMALGRAPVDPAAIAGWADPRWSAAALQRRLAVHRRNAAGAAIEALAAAFPVTRMMIGDAAFAIFARAYLRDHPPAVPQLSAWGADFPDQLAAEADLWPAVAWVARLEWARVAVWFAPETPVFHPGAAPPTRLMLRPSARVVDAPWPVQAIWAAHQPDAAMDLAEAIERGPDCVLMVRGPSGLPVHHLMPAGTGGLAGLFCPNDRGEVPALAAVVALALERRPDLDLPAALGGLISAGALGPAA; translated from the coding sequence ATGAGCCTCGGCGATTTTCAGGACCGGATGGCGGCGATGGCACTCGGCCGGGCGCCGGTCGACCCGGCGGCCATTGCCGGCTGGGCCGATCCCCGCTGGTCCGCCGCCGCCCTGCAGCGCCGGCTGGCGGTGCATCGCCGCAATGCCGCGGGTGCGGCGATCGAGGCGCTGGCCGCGGCCTTTCCGGTCACCCGGATGATGATCGGCGACGCCGCATTCGCAATCTTCGCCCGCGCATATCTGCGTGATCACCCCCCGGCCGTGCCGCAGCTGTCGGCCTGGGGCGCGGACTTCCCCGACCAACTGGCGGCAGAGGCCGATCTCTGGCCGGCGGTTGCCTGGGTGGCGCGGCTGGAATGGGCGCGGGTGGCGGTCTGGTTCGCGCCCGAGACCCCGGTCTTTCACCCCGGTGCGGCCCCGCCGACCCGCCTGATGCTCAGGCCTTCGGCCCGGGTGGTCGATGCGCCCTGGCCGGTTCAGGCGATCTGGGCGGCCCATCAACCGGATGCCGCCATGGATCTGGCCGAGGCGATCGAGCGCGGGCCGGACTGCGTGCTGATGGTGCGTGGCCCGTCGGGCCTGCCGGTTCACCACCTCATGCCCGCCGGGACCGGTGGTCTGGCCGGGCTGTTCTGTCCGAACGACCGGGGCGAGGTGCCGGCGCTTGCCGCCGTGGTCGCGCTGGCACTGGAACGCCGCCCCGATCTGGACCTGCCGGCGGCGCTGGGCGGGCTGATATCCGCGGGCGCGCTCGGCCCTGCGGCCTGA
- a CDS encoding DoxX family protein, translated as MRRILQGYYRLPGAGDGWIAAGLLAALRLWLAWPFFHTGMLRVERWSTQTFLFGDIHPLPGVDPWIAALLTTTAELTLPVLLAVGLAGRLAGLGLAVMAATILLVVGQTPQGLENGISQPAEQIPWILAGLVIALAGPGRLALDRVIATRLLPARVRS; from the coding sequence ATGCGACGTATCCTGCAGGGCTATTACCGCCTGCCCGGGGCCGGCGACGGCTGGATCGCGGCCGGTCTGCTGGCGGCGCTCCGGCTCTGGCTGGCCTGGCCGTTTTTCCACACCGGCATGCTCAGGGTGGAGCGCTGGTCGACCCAGACCTTCCTGTTCGGCGACATCCACCCGCTGCCGGGTGTCGATCCGTGGATCGCGGCGCTGCTGACCACCACGGCCGAACTCACCCTGCCGGTCTTGCTGGCCGTGGGGCTCGCCGGCCGGCTTGCCGGCCTCGGCCTCGCGGTCATGGCCGCCACCATCCTGCTGGTGGTGGGCCAGACGCCCCAGGGGCTGGAGAACGGCATCTCTCAGCCGGCCGAACAGATCCCCTGGATCCTGGCCGGTCTGGTCATCGCCCTGGCGGGGCCGGGGCGGCTGGCGCTGGATCGGGTGATCGCGACCCGTCTGTTGCCGGCGCGGGTCAGGTCTTGA
- a CDS encoding cupin domain-containing protein, with amino-acid sequence MALLTMLEIDGIEPERSTPNPANVLEGAPVFRTWSVEERPDGLAAGLWEATPGKWRFVSDCWEYCRIRSGLSIITEDGGTARRVGPGDAVILHEGFTGTWEVVETTLKDYVVKT; translated from the coding sequence ATGGCCCTGCTCACCATGCTCGAGATCGACGGCATAGAGCCGGAACGCTCCACCCCCAACCCCGCCAATGTGCTGGAGGGCGCGCCGGTCTTCCGCACCTGGAGCGTGGAAGAGCGGCCCGACGGCCTCGCCGCCGGGCTCTGGGAGGCCACGCCCGGCAAATGGCGCTTCGTCAGCGATTGCTGGGAATACTGCCGCATCCGCTCGGGGCTTTCGATCATCACCGAGGATGGCGGCACCGCCCGCCGGGTCGGCCCCGGCGATGCCGTCATCCTTCACGAGGGCTTCACCGGCACCTGGGAAGTGGTGGAGACCACGCTCAAGGACTATGTGGTCAAGACCTGA
- a CDS encoding DUF2312 domain-containing protein, which yields MTEVGGIAGDVLRSYIERIERLEEEKAGIAANIREIFAEAKGNGFDTKVMRQVLKLRKMEPHDVAEQDELLELYKRALGMPIG from the coding sequence ATGACCGAGGTCGGCGGCATCGCGGGCGACGTGCTGCGCTCGTATATCGAGCGGATCGAGCGGCTGGAGGAAGAGAAGGCCGGCATCGCCGCGAACATCCGCGAGATCTTCGCCGAAGCCAAGGGCAACGGCTTCGACACCAAGGTGATGCGCCAGGTGCTCAAGCTCCGCAAGATGGAGCCGCACGACGTGGCGGAGCAGGACGAACTGCTCGAACTCTACAAGCGCGCCCTGGGCATGCCGATCGGCTGA
- a CDS encoding AraC family transcriptional regulator, whose product MGVHAFDEEPAHLALYRRLGTTVATSPVGVAERWNAPVSRQVARLGEATDFPGVDHYVLTIQIAGPVVRRVDRPVADEAGRDGTVSLQVPGSGGRFRAEAAAPVDYAHLYFRQSLLDEVDDGHGGRRGAGRLADFFGRPDGELPGQVTAYLTRAFDTTDPPGPIEMDSRAYLIALDLLRRHRAAPVADPERAGLPGGRLARVHGLIMDRLHEPIRLSDLAGAAGLTPYHFARSFRGETGETPLAYVMRLRLERARDLLARTRLPIAEIAAATGFASQAHLTTRFRRAFGITPARFREG is encoded by the coding sequence ATGGGCGTCCACGCCTTCGATGAGGAACCTGCGCATCTGGCGCTCTATCGCCGGCTGGGCACCACGGTCGCGACCAGCCCTGTGGGGGTGGCCGAGCGCTGGAATGCCCCGGTCAGCCGCCAGGTCGCCCGTCTGGGCGAGGCGACCGACTTCCCCGGCGTCGATCATTATGTGCTGACCATCCAGATCGCCGGCCCCGTCGTCCGCCGGGTCGACCGGCCGGTTGCCGACGAAGCCGGGCGCGACGGCACCGTGTCATTGCAGGTTCCCGGCAGCGGCGGACGGTTTCGCGCCGAGGCGGCGGCCCCGGTCGACTACGCCCATCTCTATTTCCGCCAGTCATTGCTGGACGAGGTCGATGACGGCCATGGCGGCCGCCGGGGTGCCGGACGGCTGGCCGATTTCTTCGGCCGGCCGGATGGCGAGTTGCCGGGCCAGGTGACGGCCTATCTGACCCGCGCCTTCGACACGACCGATCCGCCCGGCCCGATCGAGATGGATTCGCGCGCCTATCTGATCGCCCTCGACCTGCTGCGCCGCCACAGGGCTGCGCCGGTCGCGGATCCGGAGCGGGCCGGTCTGCCGGGTGGGCGGCTCGCCCGGGTACACGGCCTGATCATGGACCGGCTGCACGAGCCGATCCGTCTGTCGGATCTGGCCGGCGCCGCCGGCCTCACCCCCTATCATTTCGCCCGCAGCTTCCGCGGCGAGACCGGAGAGACCCCGCTCGCCTATGTCATGCGGCTGCGGCTCGAACGGGCCCGCGACCTTCTGGCCCGCACCCGGCTGCCGATCGCCGAGATTGCCGCCGCCACCGGCTTCGCCAGCCAGGCCCATCTCACCACCCGCTTCCGCCGCGCCTTCGGCATCACCCCCGCCCGGTTCCGCGAAGGCTGA
- a CDS encoding XapX domain-containing protein, translating into MKIYVLSLGAGLLVGLIYGLLNVRSPAPPVIALLGLLGILIGEQVVPIAKRALGGEGITLSWMRQECTPHIFGDLPRQASKTEGRDDPASDPSRPA; encoded by the coding sequence ATGAAGATCTATGTCCTCTCCCTTGGTGCCGGCCTGCTGGTCGGCCTGATCTACGGTCTGCTGAATGTGCGCTCGCCCGCGCCGCCGGTCATCGCTTTGCTCGGGCTTCTGGGTATTCTGATCGGCGAGCAGGTGGTGCCGATCGCGAAGCGCGCGCTCGGCGGCGAGGGCATCACCCTGTCGTGGATGCGCCAGGAATGCACCCCGCACATTTTCGGTGATCTGCCCCGGCAGGCGTCGAAGACCGAGGGGCGCGATGATCCTGCATCCGATCCCTCCCGCCCCGCCTGA
- a CDS encoding amidohydrolase yields MSASSGSPTADLLLVNGRVTTLDPANPEADAVAIADGRILAVGRRRDLAASTGPETQVIDLGGRRVIPGLNDSHTHLIRGGLNYNMELRWEGIESVHDALALLKAQARVTPPPQWVRVVGSFTMYQFREKRLPTLDEINAAAPDTPVFILHLYDRALLNRAALRAVGYTRDTPEPPGGEIQRDAHGEPTGLLLAKPNAAILYATLARGPKLEPEDQINSTRQFMRELNRLGVTSVIDAGGGFQNYPDDYAIIRRLAEDDQLTVRIAYNLFTQRPGAETEDFVNWAAQVTPGDGGDWFRHNGAGEMLVFSAADFEDFFMPRPELPPEMEGQLEQVVRVLVANRWPFRLHATYDESIGRALDVFERVNREIPFDGLHWFFDHAETVTARNLERIAALGGGIAVQHRMAFQGEAFVDRYGARAAEATPPVRRMLDMGLPVGGGTDATRVASYNPWTALAWLIGGRTVGGLQLYPPSTRPSRLEALGMWTEGSAWFSTEGGKKGRIQAGQFADLAVLSEDLMTVADEAIAGIESLLTIVGGRIVHGAGPFDRLAPPPLPVSPDWAPTRRYALDQVKQRKAAMAAEGIDRSVAAAGSCCASACGIHGHAHARPRAASLPVQDGDLAGFWGAVGCGCWAV; encoded by the coding sequence ATGTCTGCATCCAGCGGATCACCGACAGCCGACCTGCTGCTGGTCAACGGCCGGGTCACCACGCTCGATCCCGCCAATCCCGAGGCGGATGCGGTGGCGATCGCCGATGGCCGCATCCTCGCCGTCGGGCGCCGCCGGGATCTGGCGGCGTCGACCGGCCCCGAGACGCAGGTGATCGATCTGGGCGGCCGGCGGGTGATCCCGGGCCTCAACGACAGCCACACCCATCTGATCCGCGGCGGGCTGAACTACAACATGGAGCTGCGCTGGGAGGGGATCGAGAGCGTTCACGACGCGCTGGCCCTGCTGAAGGCGCAGGCGCGGGTGACGCCTCCCCCGCAATGGGTGCGGGTGGTGGGCTCGTTCACCATGTACCAGTTCCGCGAGAAGCGGCTGCCGACGCTGGACGAGATCAATGCGGCGGCCCCCGACACGCCGGTCTTCATCCTGCATCTCTACGACCGGGCGCTGCTGAACCGGGCGGCGCTCCGTGCGGTGGGCTATACCCGCGACACGCCGGAACCGCCGGGCGGCGAGATCCAGCGCGATGCCCATGGCGAGCCGACGGGGCTGCTGCTGGCCAAACCCAATGCGGCGATCCTGTACGCGACGCTCGCCCGCGGGCCGAAGCTGGAGCCGGAGGATCAGATCAACTCCACCCGCCAGTTCATGCGCGAGCTGAACCGGCTGGGCGTGACCAGCGTGATCGATGCCGGCGGCGGCTTTCAGAACTATCCGGACGATTATGCGATCATCCGCAGGCTGGCCGAGGACGACCAGCTGACGGTGCGCATCGCCTACAACCTCTTCACCCAGCGTCCGGGTGCCGAGACAGAGGATTTCGTGAACTGGGCCGCCCAGGTGACGCCGGGCGATGGCGGCGACTGGTTCCGCCACAACGGTGCCGGCGAGATGCTGGTGTTCTCGGCCGCCGATTTCGAAGATTTCTTCATGCCGCGCCCGGAGCTGCCGCCCGAGATGGAGGGCCAGCTGGAGCAGGTGGTGCGGGTGCTGGTCGCCAATCGCTGGCCCTTCCGCCTGCACGCCACCTATGACGAAAGCATCGGCCGCGCGCTCGACGTGTTCGAGCGGGTGAACCGCGAGATCCCCTTCGACGGGCTGCATTGGTTCTTCGATCATGCCGAGACGGTGACCGCGCGCAATCTGGAGCGGATCGCGGCGCTGGGCGGCGGGATCGCGGTCCAGCACCGCATGGCCTTTCAGGGCGAGGCCTTCGTCGATCGTTATGGCGCCCGCGCTGCTGAGGCCACGCCGCCGGTGCGCCGGATGCTGGATATGGGCCTGCCGGTCGGCGGCGGCACCGATGCGACCCGGGTGGCCAGCTACAACCCCTGGACGGCGCTCGCCTGGCTGATCGGCGGGCGGACGGTGGGCGGTCTGCAGCTCTACCCGCCCTCGACCCGGCCCTCGCGGCTGGAGGCGCTCGGCATGTGGACCGAAGGCTCGGCCTGGTTCTCGACCGAAGGGGGGAAGAAGGGCCGGATCCAGGCCGGGCAGTTCGCCGACCTGGCGGTGCTGTCCGAGGATCTGATGACGGTCGCCGACGAGGCGATCGCCGGGATCGAAAGCCTGCTGACCATCGTCGGCGGCCGGATCGTGCATGGCGCCGGCCCCTTCGACCGGCTGGCGCCGCCGCCGCTGCCGGTCAGCCCCGACTGGGCGCCGACCAGGCGCTATGCGCTGGATCAGGTGAAGCAGCGCAAGGCGGCGATGGCGGCCGAGGGCATCGACCGCTCGGTCGCCGCGGCCGGCAGCTGCTGTGCCAGCGCCTGCGGCATCCACGGCCATGCCCATGCCCGGCCGCGCGCCGCTTCCCTGCCGGTGCAGGACGGCGATCTGGCCGGTTTCTGGGGGGCCGTCGGCTGCGGCTGCTGGGCGGTCTGA
- a CDS encoding DUF1244 domain-containing protein, which produces MTDTRTELEAAVFRRLVQHLRDRPEVQNIDLMNLAGFCRNCLSNWYADAAAEKGEPIDKEAARELVYGMPYAEWKARHQTEATPEQQAAFAAKQAAAHKG; this is translated from the coding sequence ATGACCGATACCCGCACCGAACTCGAAGCCGCCGTTTTCCGCCGTCTGGTCCAGCATCTGCGCGACCGGCCGGAGGTGCAGAACATCGATCTGATGAACCTGGCCGGCTTCTGCCGCAACTGCCTGTCGAACTGGTATGCCGATGCCGCGGCCGAAAAGGGCGAGCCGATCGACAAGGAAGCGGCGCGCGAACTGGTCTATGGCATGCCCTATGCCGAATGGAAGGCCCGCCACCAGACCGAGGCGACGCCCGAACAGCAGGCGGCCTTTGCGGCGAAACAGGCGGCGGCGCACAAGGGCTGA
- a CDS encoding N-formylglutamate amidohydrolase: MTAPLTPAPLTPDPFTPELIRPDARARVIFLCDHASNHIPPEYQGLGLDPAVLGRHVAWDIGAAEVTRRLAGAFAAPAVLTTVSRLVLDVNRFLDDPASMPGRSDGIEVPGNRRAGPAEHRDRAARIFHPYHTAVDRRITALVAAGLHPAVVSVHSCTDRMDGQHRPWHVGVLHARNDRLATPLLRHLRASPGLVVGDNQPYSLKTMRGYTTDIHAERRGLPYVALEIRQDLITTTEGAAVMAGLIAAALSAAIAGLD, encoded by the coding sequence TTGACCGCCCCCCTCACGCCCGCCCCCCTCACGCCCGACCCCTTCACGCCCGAGCTGATCCGCCCCGACGCCCGCGCCCGGGTGATCTTCCTCTGCGATCATGCCAGCAACCACATCCCGCCTGAATATCAGGGGCTTGGTCTGGATCCGGCCGTGCTCGGCCGGCATGTGGCCTGGGATATCGGGGCGGCCGAGGTGACCCGCCGCCTGGCCGGTGCCTTCGCGGCCCCTGCGGTGCTGACCACGGTCTCGCGGCTGGTGCTGGATGTGAACCGTTTCCTCGACGACCCGGCGTCGATGCCCGGCCGGTCCGACGGGATCGAGGTGCCGGGCAACCGGCGGGCCGGGCCGGCAGAGCATCGGGATCGGGCCGCGCGGATCTTCCATCCCTATCACACCGCCGTCGACCGCCGGATCACCGCCCTGGTCGCCGCCGGGCTGCACCCGGCGGTGGTCTCGGTCCATTCCTGCACCGACCGGATGGACGGCCAGCATCGCCCCTGGCATGTGGGTGTGCTCCATGCCCGCAACGACCGTCTGGCGACGCCGCTGCTCCGCCATCTGCGTGCCTCGCCCGGGCTGGTGGTGGGCGACAATCAGCCCTATTCGCTGAAAACCATGCGCGGCTACACCACCGACATCCATGCCGAACGGCGCGGCCTGCCCTATGTGGCGCTGGAGATCCGCCAGGATCTGATCACAACGACCGAGGGCGCTGCGGTCATGGCCGGGCTGATCGCCGCCGCCCTTTCTGCGGCGATCGCCGGGCTGGACTGA